Proteins encoded in a region of the Salvelinus sp. IW2-2015 linkage group LG27, ASM291031v2, whole genome shotgun sequence genome:
- the LOC111953674 gene encoding ankyrin repeat and SAM domain-containing protein 3-like: MSVPQDLLPDGSPLIGAARLGKLRLVRLLLEGGAQVNERSPGGETPLLAACKALRGEPTGPGTLKLLRYLLDNQADPNAQDRSGRTALMYSCMERAGAQLASTLLSAGADPSMEDYSGASAMVYAINAQHQPTLQVLLDACRAKGRDIIIITTEMGVSGGPVTRRYLNVLPSPDASPVTCMSPSDIIIKTGSPNSLEGENVFNFRGPGKRGSGSSSRFSPCELSPVDQSCIPPPRQRQWSEPWLAIHNLARLNKVYQEGRRERKVEEEGGEEGGKGEKGSLQHDFKKERREKAELEEEVGDDKESQSVHLYHKEISSGASCSLLFPTEEHLSQAAQSRLSPERRLAPGGSTLDLYKEHPSTQTALHCRGGSNLIGGDPMTRKCSVDRLPPCSPSRWQGARRNTLPSLTPAPPLLHLPPLSCYESHLQVPPLGLPVAGLGMVCRTQLPSSPLSPTPPLSIPFKAIFRPGFLPSLPLSTSSISALLLSTSSSSSFVPALPPSSGRSPRRHSIQLEPLRGEEEE, encoded by the exons ATGTCGGTCCCCCAGGACCTCCTGCCAGACGGCAGTCCCCTGATTGGAGCAGCGAGGCTGGGGAAGCTTCGCCTCGTTAGGCTGCTCCTAGAGGGGGGTGCCCAGGTCAACGAGAGAAGCCCAGGAGGAGAGACTCCTCTCCTGGCAGCGTGTAAAGCCCTGAGAGGGGAACCCACCGGACCTGGAACCCTGAAACTGCTCAGATACCTACTAGACAACCAG GCAGACCCTAATGCCCAGGACCGGTCAGGCCGTACAGCTCTGATGTATTCCTGTATGGAGAGGGCTGGAGCTCAGCTagcctctactctcctctcagcTGGAGCTGACCCCAGTATGGAGGACTACTCTGGAGCTTCAGCTATGGTCTACGCTATCAACGCACAGCACCAGCCTACACTACAG GTGCTGCTGGACGCATGTCGCGCCAAAGGCcgtgacatcatcatcatcactacggAGATGGGTGTGAGCGGAGGGCCGGTGACGAGGCGCTACCTGAACGTTCTGCCGTCTCCCGATGCATCACCTGTCACCTGCATGTCACCCTCTGACATCATCATCAAGACGGGCTCACCTAACTCACTTGAGGGAGAGAACGTGTTCAATTTCAGAGGACCag GTAAGAGGGGgagtggcagcagcagcagattcTCCCCATGTGAGCTGAGTCCAGTGGACCAGTCCTGTATCCCCCCTCCCAGACAGCGACAGTGGTCTGAACCATGGCTAGCTATTCACAATCTGGCTCGACTTAACAAGGTCTaccaagagggaaggagggaaaggaaggtagaggaagagggaggagaggaaggaggaaagggagaaaaagGTTCTCTTCAGCACGACTttaagaaggaaaggagggagaaggcCGAGCTAGAGGAAGAGGTGGGAGATGACAAGGAGAGTCAATCTGTCCATCTCTACCATAAGGAGATATCTTCCGGggcctcttgctctctcctctttcctacaGAGGAGCACCTTTCCCAGGCAGCCCAGAGCAGACTGTCCCCTGAGAGGAGGCTAGCCCCTGGAGGTTCCACCTTGGATTTATACAAAGAACACCCCAGTACTCAAACTGCTTTACATTGTAGAGGGGGATCTAATCTCATCGGAGGCGACCCAATGACCCGGAAGTGCTCCGTGGACAGActtcctccctgctctccctctcgctgGCAGGGGGCTCGTAGGAACACCCTCCCATCCTTGACTCCAGCTCCACCCCTTCTTCATCTGCCTCCCCTATCATGTTATGAGTCTCACCTACAGGTCCCGCCCCTTGGCCTACCTGTTGCAGGTTTAGGTATGGTGTGTCGGACGCAGctgccctcctcccctctttctcccactccccccctctctattCCCTTTAAAGCAATATTTAGACCAGGCTTTCTgccttctctacccctctctacctcttccatttctgctctccttctctccacctcctcctcatcctcctttgttcccgctctccctccctccagtggGAGGTCACCTCGACGTCACTCTATCCAGCTGGAGccgctgagaggagaggaggaggaatag